The Nocardioides pantholopis genome window below encodes:
- a CDS encoding vitamin B12-dependent ribonucleotide reductase: MTETVSGTTTGDSSARGRGLKIERVFSTAGVHPYDEITWERRDVVQTNWKTGEAVFEQRGVEYPDFWSVNASTIVTTKYFRGAVGSDAREWSLKQLIDRVVKTYTKAGTEHGYFSSDADAEIFEHELTWLLAHQYFSFNSPVWFNVGTPSPQQVSACFILSVDDSMDSILNWYKEEGFIFKGGSGAGLNLSRIRSSKELLSSGGTASGPVSFMRGADASAGTIKSGGATRRAAKMVVLDVDHPDIEEFVQTKAREEDKIRALRDAGFDMDLGGADITSVQYQNANNSVRVSDEFMRAVEDGTDFGLRARKTGEVIETVDARDLFRKIATAAWECADPGLQYDDTINDWHTNPETGRITASNPCSEYMSLDNSSCNLASLNLMKFLKDDDTFDGELFAKAVEVIITAMDISICFADFPTEAIGQTTVDYRQLGIGYANLGALLMAMGLGYDSEGGRAMAATITSLMTGTSYKRSAELAAIVGPYAGYARNADAHKRVMRKHQAANDTVRPMHVADGQVHKLATKAWADVIKLGETNGFRNAQASVLAPTGTIGFMMDCDTTGIEPDFSLVKFKKLVGGGSMQIVNQTVPRALRKLGYQPEQIEAIVAHIAEHGHVIDAPSLKTEHYEVFDCAMGARALKPMGHVRMMAAAQPFLSGAISKTVNLPETASVEEIEEVYLQSWKLGLKATAIYRDNCKVGQPMSSGKGENKGTDSNRTEEAAPAKVVEKVVYAPTRKRLPKSRVSRTTSFTVGGAEGYLTSGAHDDGSLGEVFLKLGKQGSTLAGVMDAFSIAVSIGMQYGVPLETYVSKFTNLRFEPAGLTDDPDVRMAQSLMDYVWRRLALDYLPFEAREAMGIFSAEERQRYLETGSYEPVVETGSAAELIEEDLTLDVREGLETSAVVDVETKDTHGAEAREVPAKPVKEAHTSAELMEKITGTAVDSPLCFTCGTKMRPAGSCYVCEGCGSTSGCS; this comes from the coding sequence ATGACCGAGACGGTGAGCGGCACGACCACGGGAGACAGCAGCGCCCGCGGCCGGGGCCTGAAGATCGAGCGGGTCTTCAGCACCGCTGGTGTGCACCCGTACGACGAGATCACCTGGGAGCGCCGCGACGTCGTCCAGACCAACTGGAAGACCGGCGAGGCCGTCTTCGAGCAGCGTGGCGTGGAGTACCCCGACTTCTGGTCGGTGAACGCCTCCACGATCGTCACGACCAAGTACTTCCGCGGCGCCGTCGGCTCCGACGCCCGCGAGTGGAGCCTCAAGCAGCTCATCGACCGGGTCGTGAAGACCTACACCAAGGCCGGCACCGAGCACGGCTACTTCAGCTCCGACGCCGACGCCGAGATCTTCGAGCACGAGCTGACCTGGCTGCTGGCGCACCAGTACTTCTCCTTCAACAGCCCCGTGTGGTTCAACGTCGGGACCCCGTCGCCGCAGCAGGTCTCGGCCTGCTTCATCCTCTCGGTCGACGACTCGATGGACTCGATCCTGAACTGGTACAAGGAGGAGGGCTTCATCTTCAAGGGCGGCTCCGGCGCCGGCCTGAACCTCTCCCGGATCCGCTCCTCCAAGGAGCTGCTCTCCTCGGGCGGCACCGCCTCGGGCCCGGTCTCCTTCATGCGCGGCGCGGACGCCTCCGCCGGCACCATCAAGTCCGGCGGCGCCACCCGGCGCGCGGCGAAGATGGTCGTGCTCGACGTCGACCACCCCGACATCGAGGAGTTCGTGCAGACCAAGGCGCGCGAGGAGGACAAGATCCGCGCGCTGCGTGACGCCGGGTTCGACATGGACCTCGGCGGCGCCGACATCACCTCGGTGCAGTACCAGAACGCCAACAACTCCGTGCGGGTCTCCGACGAGTTCATGCGCGCGGTCGAGGACGGCACCGACTTCGGCCTGCGGGCCCGCAAGACCGGCGAGGTCATCGAGACCGTCGACGCCCGCGACCTGTTCCGCAAGATCGCGACCGCCGCGTGGGAGTGCGCCGACCCGGGCCTGCAGTACGACGACACGATCAACGACTGGCACACCAACCCCGAGACCGGCCGGATCACCGCGTCGAACCCGTGCTCGGAGTACATGTCGCTGGACAACTCCTCGTGCAACCTGGCGTCGCTGAACCTGATGAAGTTCCTCAAGGACGATGACACCTTCGACGGCGAGCTGTTCGCGAAGGCCGTCGAGGTCATCATCACCGCGATGGACATCTCGATCTGCTTCGCGGACTTCCCGACCGAGGCGATCGGCCAGACCACCGTCGACTACCGCCAGCTCGGCATCGGCTACGCCAACCTCGGCGCGCTGCTGATGGCCATGGGCCTGGGCTACGACTCCGAGGGCGGGCGCGCGATGGCCGCCACCATCACCTCGCTGATGACCGGCACCTCCTACAAGCGCTCCGCCGAGCTCGCCGCGATCGTGGGCCCGTACGCCGGCTACGCCCGCAACGCCGACGCCCACAAGCGGGTGATGCGCAAGCACCAGGCCGCCAACGACACCGTGCGCCCGATGCACGTGGCCGACGGCCAGGTCCACAAGCTGGCCACGAAGGCCTGGGCCGACGTGATCAAGCTCGGCGAGACCAACGGCTTCCGCAACGCGCAGGCCTCGGTGCTCGCGCCCACCGGCACCATCGGCTTCATGATGGACTGCGACACCACCGGCATCGAGCCCGACTTCTCGCTGGTGAAGTTCAAGAAGCTCGTCGGCGGCGGCTCGATGCAGATCGTCAACCAGACGGTCCCGCGGGCGCTGCGCAAGCTCGGCTACCAGCCCGAGCAGATCGAGGCGATCGTCGCCCACATCGCCGAGCACGGCCACGTCATCGACGCGCCCAGCCTGAAGACCGAGCACTACGAGGTCTTCGACTGCGCGATGGGCGCCCGGGCGCTCAAGCCGATGGGCCACGTGCGGATGATGGCGGCGGCCCAGCCGTTCCTCTCCGGCGCGATCTCCAAGACCGTCAACCTGCCGGAGACCGCGAGCGTCGAGGAGATCGAGGAGGTCTACCTGCAGTCCTGGAAGCTCGGGCTGAAGGCGACCGCGATCTACCGCGACAACTGCAAGGTCGGCCAGCCGATGTCCTCGGGCAAGGGCGAGAACAAGGGCACCGACTCCAACCGGACCGAGGAGGCCGCCCCGGCCAAGGTCGTGGAGAAGGTCGTCTACGCCCCGACCCGCAAGCGGCTGCCGAAGTCGCGGGTCTCGCGGACCACGTCGTTCACCGTCGGCGGTGCCGAGGGCTACCTGACCTCCGGCGCCCACGACGACGGCTCGCTCGGCGAGGTCTTCCTCAAGCTCGGCAAGCAGGGCTCGACCCTGGCCGGCGTGATGGACGCGTTCTCGATCGCGGTCAGCATCGGCATGCAGTACGGCGTCCCGCTGGAGACGTACGTCTCGAAGTTCACCAACCTGCGCTTCGAGCCGGCCGGCCTCACCGACGACCCGGACGTCCGGATGGCGCAGTCGCTGATGGACTACGTCTGGCGCCGACTGGCCCTGGACTACCTGCCGTTCGAGGCCCGCGAGGCGATGGGGATCTTCTCCGCCGAGGAGCGCCAGCGCTACCTCGAGACCGGCTCCTACGAGCCGGTCGTCGAGACCGGCTCGGCCGCCGAGCTGATCGAGGAGGACCTGACGCTCGACGTGCGCGAGGGCCTGGAGACCTCCGCGGTCGTCGATGTCGAGACCAAGGACACCCACGGCGCCGAGGCCCGCGAGGTCCCGGCCAAGCCGGTGAAGGAGGCGCACACCTCCGCCGAGCTGATGGAGAAGATCACCGGCACCGCTGTCGACTCCCCGCTCTGCTTCACCTGCGGCACCAAGATGCGCCCCGCCGGCTCCTGCTACGTGTGCGAGGGCTGCGGAAGCACCAGCGGCTGCAGCTGA
- the nrdR gene encoding transcriptional regulator NrdR, whose translation MHCPYCRNTDTRVLDSRVADDGGSIRRRRTCSACAKRFTTVELMQLSVLKRSGATEPFAREKAIAGVRKACKGRPVSEDQLACLGQDVEDTLRLSGAAEIPAHEVGLAILGPLRALDEVAYLRFASVYRAFESVDDFESEIAMLRADRMPPQPVATG comes from the coding sequence ATGCACTGTCCGTACTGCCGCAACACCGACACCCGGGTGCTCGACTCCCGGGTCGCCGACGACGGCGGCTCGATCCGCCGGCGGCGTACCTGCTCGGCCTGCGCCAAGCGCTTCACGACCGTGGAGCTGATGCAGCTCAGCGTGCTGAAGCGCTCCGGCGCCACCGAGCCGTTCGCGCGGGAGAAGGCCATCGCCGGCGTCCGCAAGGCCTGCAAGGGCCGACCGGTGAGCGAGGACCAGCTGGCCTGCCTGGGCCAGGACGTCGAGGACACCCTGCGGCTCTCCGGGGCCGCGGAGATCCCGGCCCACGAGGTCGGCCTCGCGATCCTCGGCCCGCTGCGCGCCCTCGACGAGGTCGCCTACCTGCGCTTCGCCAGCGTCTACCGCGCCTTCGAGTCGGTCGACGACTTCGAGTCCGAGATCGCGATGCTCCGGGCCGACCGGATGCCACCCCAGCCCGTCGCCACGGGCTGA
- a CDS encoding transglycosylase domain-containing protein, whose protein sequence is MASAAVRSSYASRPVLSFVAASATIGVLVAAMALPVAWIGAGIARDVTSSADVVPEEMELLPLPQRSTVLDADGNVLAHLFEENRVIVPLDKVSRTFVEALLAVEDSRFYEHGGIDLPGTTRALLANVGSGSMVQGGSSLTQQLVKLTLVTQARNDAERRSATEQSVTRKLRELRLAIALERDHTKDWILERYVNTAYFGAGAYGIQAAAERYFGTDAADLDLPQSALLAGLVQSPSAYDPTENARRARERRATVLRRMAGLGLVSERRARRVSRTDLGLTVTPVRNGCLAGEAPFLCDYAVQYLLQDPALGATRQARERLLRQGGLTIRTTFDRRHQRAAEQAVADRTDPTDAAIGAVAMIVPGSGDVLALAQSRPMGGDTANGETFVNHGVPPEYGGSQGFQAGSTFKTFVLAAAIEQGIGLDTTYATPNTMSFDQADYANCAGAPPYAGEFTVGNNAAPSDGSENLYSGTRLSINTFYLRLAQQTGICEPYNLARDLGVRLTAPEGADGVQPERVPIFPLGVADVSPVEMAEAYATFAARGLHCDARPVAEVRGPGDAVLGSYAPRCEQAVAPTTADAVNDVLRGVLEQGGFASAAALDKPAAGKTGNNEGLSVWFVGHTPALATAAVIAGVGSEGAPALLQGSVVGGTVIGVPSASAYAAPLWGDAMRGVQHLLPDEDFVYPATVPGAGAE, encoded by the coding sequence GTGGCGAGCGCGGCGGTTCGCTCCAGCTACGCGAGCCGGCCGGTCCTGAGCTTCGTGGCCGCGTCGGCAACCATCGGGGTGCTCGTCGCTGCGATGGCGCTACCGGTCGCCTGGATCGGGGCCGGGATCGCGCGCGACGTGACGAGCTCAGCAGACGTCGTCCCCGAGGAGATGGAACTGCTGCCGCTTCCGCAGCGCTCGACGGTGCTGGACGCCGACGGCAACGTGCTCGCCCACCTCTTCGAGGAGAACCGGGTCATCGTCCCTCTCGACAAGGTGTCCAGGACCTTCGTCGAGGCACTTCTGGCAGTGGAGGACTCACGCTTCTACGAGCACGGGGGCATCGACCTGCCGGGCACGACGCGCGCCCTGCTCGCCAACGTGGGCTCGGGTTCGATGGTCCAGGGTGGCTCGAGCCTGACCCAACAGCTGGTGAAGCTGACGCTGGTCACGCAGGCTCGCAACGACGCGGAGCGACGCAGCGCGACGGAGCAGTCGGTGACCCGTAAGCTCCGGGAGCTCCGGTTGGCGATCGCGCTGGAGCGGGACCACACCAAGGACTGGATCCTCGAGCGCTACGTCAACACCGCGTACTTCGGGGCAGGCGCCTACGGCATCCAGGCGGCGGCGGAGCGCTACTTCGGCACCGACGCCGCGGATCTCGACCTGCCGCAGTCGGCGCTGCTGGCCGGGCTCGTTCAGAGCCCCTCGGCCTACGACCCCACCGAGAACGCGCGACGGGCTCGCGAGCGGCGGGCGACGGTCCTGCGGCGGATGGCCGGACTGGGGCTGGTCAGTGAGCGCCGGGCACGACGCGTGTCACGCACCGACCTGGGCCTCACCGTGACCCCGGTGCGTAACGGCTGCCTGGCGGGCGAGGCCCCCTTCCTCTGCGACTATGCAGTGCAGTACCTCCTCCAGGATCCTGCGCTCGGGGCCACGCGACAGGCGCGCGAACGCCTGCTCCGTCAGGGCGGGTTGACCATCCGGACGACCTTCGACCGGCGGCACCAGCGCGCCGCCGAGCAGGCTGTGGCCGACCGGACGGACCCCACCGACGCGGCGATCGGCGCGGTCGCCATGATCGTGCCCGGTTCGGGCGACGTGCTCGCCTTGGCCCAGTCTCGACCCATGGGCGGCGACACCGCGAACGGTGAGACCTTCGTCAACCATGGGGTCCCGCCGGAGTACGGAGGCTCCCAGGGCTTCCAGGCCGGATCGACGTTCAAGACCTTCGTCCTGGCCGCGGCCATCGAGCAGGGCATCGGCCTGGACACGACCTACGCGACGCCCAACACGATGTCGTTCGACCAGGCCGACTACGCCAACTGCGCGGGGGCGCCGCCGTATGCCGGCGAGTTCACCGTCGGCAACAACGCGGCCCCCTCCGACGGGTCCGAGAACCTGTACTCCGGTACGCGCCTGTCGATCAACACCTTCTACCTGCGGCTGGCGCAGCAGACCGGTATCTGCGAGCCGTACAACCTGGCCCGTGACCTCGGCGTCCGCCTGACGGCTCCGGAGGGAGCCGACGGCGTGCAGCCCGAGCGCGTCCCGATCTTCCCGCTCGGGGTGGCCGACGTCAGCCCTGTGGAGATGGCCGAGGCCTACGCGACCTTTGCGGCCCGCGGGCTCCATTGCGATGCGCGACCAGTCGCTGAGGTCCGGGGTCCCGGGGATGCCGTGCTCGGCAGCTACGCGCCCCGCTGTGAGCAGGCCGTCGCGCCGACCACTGCCGACGCCGTCAACGACGTGCTGCGCGGCGTCCTGGAGCAGGGCGGGTTCGCCTCGGCCGCCGCCCTGGACAAGCCGGCGGCCGGGAAGACCGGCAACAACGAGGGCCTGTCTGTCTGGTTCGTCGGACACACGCCGGCGCTGGCCACCGCAGCGGTGATCGCCGGGGTCGGCTCCGAGGGCGCTCCCGCGCTGCTCCAGGGCTCCGTCGTGGGCGGCACCGTCATCGGCGTCCCGTCCGCCTCCGCTTACGCGGCACCGTTGTGGGGCGATGCGATGCGCGGGGTTCAGCACCTGCTTCCGGACGAGGACTTCGTCTACCCGGCCACCGTGCCGGGCGCCGGTGCGGAGTGA
- a CDS encoding mismatch-specific DNA-glycosylase, translating to MEVLPDIVAPDPVIVFCGLAGAESTTLRDHYYASPGNSFWQSLHLSGLSPRQLRPEEEGEVVGLGLGLTDLVGHWDPRWVEIDELVAKVEKWRPEWLAFTSKGVAHEAARALGVRRPGLGPADWYLGESQVFVLPGTSGANQRKDYDGRPNRLSWWRDLAALAGR from the coding sequence ATGGAGGTGCTCCCCGACATCGTCGCCCCGGACCCCGTGATCGTCTTCTGCGGCCTGGCCGGCGCCGAGAGTACGACGCTGCGCGACCACTACTACGCCAGTCCCGGCAACAGCTTCTGGCAGTCGCTGCACCTCTCGGGACTCTCCCCGCGCCAGCTGCGGCCCGAGGAGGAGGGCGAAGTCGTCGGGCTCGGGCTCGGGCTCACCGACCTGGTCGGGCACTGGGACCCGCGCTGGGTGGAGATCGACGAGCTCGTCGCCAAGGTCGAGAAGTGGCGCCCGGAGTGGCTGGCCTTCACCTCCAAGGGCGTCGCCCACGAGGCCGCGCGCGCCCTCGGCGTACGCCGGCCGGGGCTGGGGCCGGCGGACTGGTACCTGGGGGAGTCGCAGGTCTTCGTGCTGCCCGGGACCAGCGGCGCCAACCAGCGCAAGGACTACGACGGACGCCCCAACCGGCTCTCCTGGTGGCGCGATCTGGCAGCCCTCGCGGGGCGTTGA
- a CDS encoding LysM peptidoglycan-binding domain-containing protein: MSTMSHSLVRPAVRPAVAQPRAVRSGAAGVRLTRRGRAVVLLAAVVVMLAVVVFWSAGSVASPESGAAEATTVVTVGTGQTLWGIAADLAADGDVRSTMREIERLNALESSMLVAGQRLRVPQG, translated from the coding sequence ATGAGCACCATGAGCCACTCGCTCGTCCGTCCGGCCGTCCGGCCCGCTGTCGCGCAGCCCCGCGCCGTTCGCTCCGGCGCCGCCGGCGTCCGGCTGACGCGCCGCGGTCGAGCCGTGGTGCTGCTGGCGGCCGTCGTGGTCATGCTGGCCGTCGTGGTGTTCTGGTCCGCCGGCTCCGTGGCCTCGCCCGAGTCCGGGGCGGCCGAGGCGACCACTGTCGTCACCGTCGGCACCGGTCAGACCCTGTGGGGGATCGCCGCCGACCTCGCGGCCGACGGCGACGTCCGCTCCACGATGCGCGAGATCGAGCGGCTCAACGCGCTCGAGTCCTCGATGCTCGTCGCCGGGCAGCGGCTCCGGGTGCCGCAGGGCTGA
- a CDS encoding cysteine desulfurase-like protein codes for MTFDVDRIRKDFPALDEGVAYFDGPGGTQVPRQVAEAVAATLTAGISNRGAVTAAERRADEVVLGARRAVADLLGCDPGGVVFARSMTQATYDVSRALAKDWGPGDEVVVTRLDHDSNIRPWVQAAERAGATVRWVGFDRETGELDDVRAELSGRTRLVAVTGASNVLGTRPDLPAIADAVHDAGALLYVDGVHLTPHAPVDVAALGADFYACSPYKFLGPHHGVVVAAPERWERLRPDKLLPSSDAVPERFELGTLPYELLAGTTAAIDYLAGLASQATDRRTRVLESMRALEEHEDRLLGRLLAGLRAIDGITLNSDPVRRTPTVFFSLAGRENREVQEHLAAAGVNAPASGFYAIEASRWLGLGDAGAVRAGLAPYTNVEDVDRLVAGVAELAS; via the coding sequence ATGACCTTCGACGTCGACCGCATCCGCAAGGACTTCCCGGCCCTCGACGAGGGCGTGGCCTACTTCGACGGCCCCGGTGGCACCCAGGTCCCGCGCCAGGTCGCCGAGGCGGTCGCGGCCACGCTCACCGCCGGCATCTCCAATCGCGGCGCGGTCACCGCCGCCGAGCGCCGCGCCGACGAGGTCGTGCTCGGTGCGCGGCGCGCCGTCGCCGACCTGCTGGGGTGCGACCCGGGCGGCGTGGTGTTCGCGCGGTCGATGACCCAGGCGACGTACGACGTCTCGCGGGCGCTGGCCAAGGACTGGGGGCCGGGGGACGAGGTCGTCGTGACCCGGCTCGACCACGACTCCAACATCCGGCCGTGGGTGCAGGCCGCCGAGCGGGCCGGCGCCACGGTGCGCTGGGTCGGGTTCGACCGGGAGACCGGCGAGCTCGACGACGTGCGCGCGGAGCTGTCCGGGCGCACCCGCCTGGTCGCCGTCACCGGCGCCTCCAACGTGCTCGGCACCCGGCCGGACCTGCCGGCGATCGCCGACGCGGTGCACGACGCGGGAGCCCTGCTCTACGTCGACGGCGTGCACCTGACGCCGCACGCCCCGGTCGACGTCGCGGCGCTGGGGGCGGACTTCTACGCGTGCTCGCCGTACAAGTTCCTCGGGCCGCACCACGGGGTCGTCGTCGCGGCGCCGGAGCGGTGGGAGCGGCTGCGGCCCGACAAGCTGCTGCCCTCGAGCGACGCGGTGCCCGAGCGGTTCGAGCTCGGCACGCTGCCCTACGAGCTGCTGGCCGGCACCACCGCGGCGATCGACTACCTCGCCGGGCTCGCCTCGCAGGCCACCGACCGGCGCACCCGGGTGCTGGAGTCGATGCGGGCCCTCGAGGAGCACGAGGACCGGCTGCTCGGGCGGCTGCTGGCCGGCCTGCGGGCCATCGACGGAATCACGCTGAACAGCGACCCGGTGCGGCGGACGCCGACGGTGTTCTTCTCCCTGGCCGGCCGGGAGAACCGCGAGGTCCAGGAGCACCTGGCCGCCGCCGGCGTGAACGCCCCGGCCAGCGGCTTCTACGCGATCGAGGCCTCCCGGTGGCTCGGGCTGGGCGACGCCGGAGCGGTGCGGGCCGGCCTGGCGCCGTACACCAACGTCGAGGACGTGGACCGGCTCGTCGCCGGGGTGGCCGAGCTGGCCAGCTGA